In Flavobacterium enshiense, the genomic stretch ATGAAATAAAAAAGCCTCAATTAAGAGGCTTTTTTGTTATTCTAAAACTTCGCTGTCAAGCTGTAAGCTGTTCAGGAAAGCTATGGATTTTTCAATATCGTAATGTAAAATTCTGTCTTCTTCTACCAATGGTACTTCTTCACGGTATGATTTCACGAAACTCTCAATAAATTCACTTGATTTTAGAGGTCTTCTGAATTCGATCGCCTGAGAAGCATTCATCAATTCAATAGCTAAAATACGTTCAAGATTTTCCATAATCTTCAAACATTTCGTAGCCGCATTAGCCCCCATACTCACGTGATCTTCCTGCCCGTTTGAAGAAACGATACTGTCGATACTCGCAGGAGTAGCCAACTGCTTGTTCTGGCTAACGATACTCGCAGCCGTGTATTGCGGAATCATAAACCCTGAATTCAATCCCGGATTACTTACCAAAAACGCTGGCAATTCTCTTAATCCTGAAATCAACTGATAAGTTCTTCTTTCAGAGATGTTTCCAATTTCAGCCAAGGCGATTCCTAAAAAGTCCAAAGCCAAAGCCAAAGGCTGTCCATGGAAATTTCCTCCGGAAATAATCAGATCTTCATCCACAAAAATATTAGGGTTATCAGTAACCGAATTTATCTCTGTTTTAAACACTTTTTTCACATAGTCAATAGCATCTTTTGAAGCACCGTGAACCTGAGGAATACAACGGAAAGAATACGGATCCTGTACGTGTTGTTTTGGCTGAGCAATAATTTCGCTGTCTTCCAATAATTCCTGGAAACGTCTTGCCGTATTTATTTGCCCTTTATGTGGACGGACAATGTGGATCAATTCATTAAAAGGTTCGATTCTTCCATCAAAACCTTCCAAGGAAATCGCACCGATTACATCTGCCAGGTATGTTAATTTCATCGCTTTCAAAAGAATGTAGCAACCGTATGAACTCATGAACTGTGTTCCGTTTAATAAGGCCAAACCTTCTTTTGACTGCAATTCGATTGGTTTCCAATTCATTTTCTCCAACACTTTCTTTGCAGGCTGGCGGAAGCCGTCAACATAAACCTCTCCTTCTCCAATCAGCGGTAATGACAAATGTGCCAAAGGTGCCAAATCTCCAGATGCCCCTAATGAGCCCTGAGTATAAACTACCGGCAAAATATCATTATTATAAAAATCAATTAGACGTTCAACTGTTACTAATTGAACACCTGAATTTCCGTAGCTCAACGATTTAATTTTAAGCAACAACATGATTTTCACAATCTCGTGCGGCACTTCTTCTCCCGTTCCACAAGCATGGGATTTCACTAAATTCTCCTGAAGCTTTGTAAGGTTTTCATTAGAGATTTTGATGTTGCATAACGACCCAAAACCAGTATTGATGCCATAAATAGGCTCACTGTGCGACTGCATTTTCTCATCCAGATAAGCACGGCATTTTTCAATGTTGATGCGTGCCTCTTCAGACAATTCAAGGGTTTTATTCTGGGAAACGATTTCCTGAAGTAATTCCAGAGAAAAAACATCAGAACTAATATAATGTACTGTATCCATTTTGCGTGGTTATATTAAGGGGGCAAAATTCAGCAAATTGCGTTTAAAAAGCAAGATTTATTATTAGTATTTCATTATGAAAAATTATAGGATACAATTATTATATTTGGGCATCAAAAACTATTAAACATGAAAAACACACTTTACCTTTTGCTGGTAGTAGTTCTCGCTTCTTTTACGACGCCAAAAGAAACCATTACCGTTTCCGGGAAAATCACTAATACAGAAGACGGCAAACTAAAGATTAAAGGAGAATCTTTTGAAAAAGAAATCATTTTAAAAGCTGACGGAACATTTTCTGAAACCCTGCAGATTGATTACAACGGAACTTATAATTTCGCTACAAAAGCGAATCGTACTTCTTTGTATTTAACAAAAGGAACAGCGCTTGTAATCAATTTTGATGATAAAAACTTCGCTACGACTTTGAAGTATTCTGGAAAAGGAAGTGCTGAAAATCAATATTTAAGTGATAAATCGGCTACTGTTAACAAAATGATGGGTAACGTTCAGGAGTTTTACACCTTGGAGGAAACTGCTTTTTTAGCAAAATTGAAAGAGGTAAAAACTTCGATGACAGATTTATTAAACAAATCAAAAATTACCGATGCAGCTTTCAAGAAAAATGAAATGAAGAGTATCGGATATTTTGAGCAGTTGCAAATTCTGAATTATCCTTCTTACCACGCTCATTACGCTAAAATTGAAGGTTTTACACCATCAGCCACTTTCCCTAAATTTGATGATAAAATCGATTTGGACAATCAGGAAGACTTCTTATTTTCATCATCTTACAAACAGATTGTTGCGACAAAGTTCAATAATGCATTGATGTCTCAAATGGCAGAAAATGAGGAATACACATCCAAATTAGCATTGCCTGAAATCAAAAAAGTAAAAAGCCCGGCAATCAAAAATGCTCATATTCAAAATTTATCATATGAAGTAAGCGCAGGAAATCCTGATGCAGCGATGCTTTACAATGAATTAATGGCAATGTCTTCTGACGAAAAGTTCAAAAAAGACCTGACTGTTAAATTCAACAAAATAAAAACCTTAACTCCTGGAAATATTTCCCCTAAATTTGATTACGAAAACTTTAAAGGCGGAAAAACAACTTTAGAAAGCTTAAAAGGAAAATACGTTTACATTGACGTTTGGGCAACATGGTGCGGGCCTTGCCGTCGTGAAATTCCAAGCTTACAAAAAGTGGAAGAGCAATATCACGGTAAAAACATTGAATTCGTAAGCCTTTC encodes the following:
- the hutH gene encoding histidine ammonia-lyase, which produces MDTVHYISSDVFSLELLQEIVSQNKTLELSEEARINIEKCRAYLDEKMQSHSEPIYGINTGFGSLCNIKISNENLTKLQENLVKSHACGTGEEVPHEIVKIMLLLKIKSLSYGNSGVQLVTVERLIDFYNNDILPVVYTQGSLGASGDLAPLAHLSLPLIGEGEVYVDGFRQPAKKVLEKMNWKPIELQSKEGLALLNGTQFMSSYGCYILLKAMKLTYLADVIGAISLEGFDGRIEPFNELIHIVRPHKGQINTARRFQELLEDSEIIAQPKQHVQDPYSFRCIPQVHGASKDAIDYVKKVFKTEINSVTDNPNIFVDEDLIISGGNFHGQPLALALDFLGIALAEIGNISERRTYQLISGLRELPAFLVSNPGLNSGFMIPQYTAASIVSQNKQLATPASIDSIVSSNGQEDHVSMGANAATKCLKIMENLERILAIELMNASQAIEFRRPLKSSEFIESFVKSYREEVPLVEEDRILHYDIEKSIAFLNSLQLDSEVLE
- a CDS encoding TlpA family protein disulfide reductase; this translates as MKNTLYLLLVVVLASFTTPKETITVSGKITNTEDGKLKIKGESFEKEIILKADGTFSETLQIDYNGTYNFATKANRTSLYLTKGTALVINFDDKNFATTLKYSGKGSAENQYLSDKSATVNKMMGNVQEFYTLEETAFLAKLKEVKTSMTDLLNKSKITDAAFKKNEMKSIGYFEQLQILNYPSYHAHYAKIEGFTPSATFPKFDDKIDLDNQEDFLFSSSYKQIVATKFNNALMSQMAENEEYTSKLALPEIKKVKSPAIKNAHIQNLSYEVSAGNPDAAMLYNELMAMSSDEKFKKDLTVKFNKIKTLTPGNISPKFDYENFKGGKTTLESLKGKYVYIDVWATWCGPCRREIPSLQKVEEQYHGKNIEFVSLSIDTKKDYEKWRKFVEEKKLGGVQLIADNDWNSKFVQDYAIEGIPRFILVDPKGNIISADAPRPSDPKLIAKFEELGIK